One Salvelinus fontinalis isolate EN_2023a chromosome 27, ASM2944872v1, whole genome shotgun sequence genomic region harbors:
- the LOC129825496 gene encoding proline-rich protein 36-like: MCSSSTPLRLHLHNSLPVSPPQPQPPPSHLSLSAHLSPFSASASAFTLTPLSLLVPLSLSLHHHLTPLPVSLPQPQPPPSPHNSPYQPPLTRSQPLPQPPPSHLSPCQSPSVSASTLTSHLSLSSPLSPLSASILTPLSLSVPLSLSLHPHTSLPVSPPQPQSPPSHLSPCQSPSASTLTPLSLSVPLSLHPHTSLPVSPPQPPPSHLSPCQSPSASVPLTLTSLSLSVPLILSLHPHTSLPVSPTQPQSPPSHLSPCQSPSASTLTPLSLSVPLSLHPHTSLPVSPPQPPPSHLSPCQFPSTSTLTPLSLSVPLSLSLHLHTSLLVSPLSLGLSFHPHTFPCQPPSAVISASHLSPPVIPPQPHTSLPVSPPQPQPSASNLWTCIVTDDPASSLTPLDMHRHR; the protein is encoded by the coding sequence ATGTGCTCTTCGTCGACCCCCCTCAGGCTCCACCTTCACAACTCTCTCCCTGTCAGTCCCCCTCAGCCTCAGCCTCCACCCTCACACCTCTCCCTGTCAGCCCACCTTAGCCCGTTCTCAGCCTCTGCCTCAGCCTTCaccctcacacctctctccctgtTAGTCCCCCTCAGCCTCAGCCTCCACCATCACCTCACACCTCTCCCTGTCAGCCTCCCTCAGCCTCAGCCTCCACCCTCACCTCACAACTCTCCCTATCAGCCCCCCTTAACCCGCTCTCAGCCTCTGCCTCAGCCTCCaccctcacacctctctccctgtcagtcCCCCTCAGTCTCAGCCTCCACCCTCACCTCACACCTCTCCCTGTCATCCCCCCTTAGCCCGCTCTCAGCCTCCatcctcacacctctctccctgtcagtcCCCCTCAGCCTCAGTCTCCaccctcacacctctctccctgtcagtcCCCCTCAGCCTCAGTCTCCaccctcacacctctctccctgtcagtcCCCCTCAGCCTCCaccctcacacctctctccctgtcagtcCCCCTCAGCCTCCaccctcacacctctctccctgtcagtcCCCCTCAGCCTCCaccctcacacctctctccctgtcagtcCCCCTCAGCCTCAGTCCCCCTCACCCtcacatctctctccctgtcagtccCCCTCATCCTCAGTCTCCaccctcacacctctctccctgtcagtcCCACTCAGCCTCAGTCTCCaccctcacacctctctccctgtcagtcCCCCTCAGCCTCCaccctcacacctctctccctgtcagtcCCCCTCAGCCTCCaccctcacacctctctccctgtcagtcCCCCTCAGCCTCCaccctcacacctctctccctgtcAGTTCCCCTCAACCTCCaccctcacacctctctccctgtcagtcCCCCTCAGCCTCAGTCTCCACCTTCACACTTCTCTTCTTGTCAGCCCCCTCAGCCTCGGCCTTAGCTTCCACCCTCATACCTTTCCCTGTCAACCCCCCTCAGCTGTAATCTCAgcctcacacctctctcctcctgtcatccCCCCTCagcctcacacctctctccctgtcagtcCCCCTCAGCCTCAGCCTTCAGCCTCAAACCTCTGGACATGCATCGTCACAGATGACCCAGCCTCCAGCCTCACACCTCTGGACATGCATCGTCACAGATGA